Genomic segment of Oncorhynchus tshawytscha isolate Ot180627B linkage group LG28, Otsh_v2.0, whole genome shotgun sequence:
TTTGTAGTCGTGATTTCCATAATTTATCcacattactttaataaaatatttcagttctgtatctttgttttatttgatgactttattatttcattccaagtcatcatctctatagagctgctgcctactGTGTGCTGTCTGACATATGACTATTTTGTAGTTGTTCatagtaaataaggcatacttatATGACTCCTGAATCCTTATATGACTCCTCAATCATTTCGATAatatattttcaggtagagatacctcacgaagcaacagctgctctctaGATCACCTCACGATCATGCATTCTTCGGTCTCTTCTGTAGTAAGTGTAAAAGAAACAGACCGGACAAGAAGATGTGCAATGAATTATGGTCATTGTCGCTAAACTGTGAaaaatattggcctgttggaaactccctactacattgcaCAGTTAATCTCTAGAGAAACAATGCAATGTGCACATTGAGCtaacagaaaaaaaacagaatgaaATGGATTTCAAATAACTGAACAGACATCGGTCAACTGGTTGTTAAAACGGAGAAGAAAAAATCACAGAAATGTAGGTTAATCGCTCAAGACTAGACACGTGACCCACATACACAATCAGTGGCGGGAGAAATCGGTGGAGGATGTGTTCATTGTTGCAgcttaatttcaatgaaattcaCGTTTGCAATCATATTGTGTGGACCAATGCATGggaactctgtcagggtggaatagtccattATTATGAACCAGTCCGTGGGTGATTAATGGCACTTGTTTCTACTAGTATAAGAAAAATTAAAATTGTATTAATATTGATATGAAATATATGTATGGAAATAAATTATTGATCTTTTATGAATAATTTTTCGTCTGTATGGATTCATAAACTTTTTTGGGGGCCTTTTTTGTCAAAAATGTGGCTGGCCTCATTAACCTGGGCACAGTACTCAGGCAAAAACCCCATCCCTCCCCATTTCCTTCGCAACTTTAAAGATTCACGCAGATTTTGCTGCTGCTGAACCAACCTGCTAAAGCAAGAGACAATGAGAGCGATGAGCTGAGCAGCCCACGACAGCGGGTCGTTTGTCTCGGGTTGGGGGGCCTCGAGCAGAGCATGGGGGTGGGGGGCCTTGCTGATGTGAGGCCTGTCGCAATTTCCTCTTCTGCCAAATTGTAAGTCCGCCACTGTAAGCAACCATCAGTTCATTATGCCAAGCAGAAATCCTGATCAAATCTCTTTCCGATTCAATCACTTTTTATCATTTCTGTTACAAATGTGTAACTACTACCCCTGTGTAATAAAGTATTGGACATTATACCATTATGTAATTAATTTACATGTAAGGTTACAAACAGCCTTTACCCCGTGGAGTGTGTGAGCACGAGCCAGGGCATTCCCGAAGGCAAACATGATCATCTTAGCACGGagctgctcaggaaggagagtgaCAGGGGTGTCTCCTGCCTCCAGGAGGAAGAGGGTGTGGGCATGAGGGTAAGGGTAGTCCTCCTTGAAGCCTGAAGGAACAGAGGTTTTATTGTGAGTTCAATCCTGACCTGAATTCAACATTTCCATTGTTCTACATACAAATTGTATGGATCTGTAGCTGTAGTGACTGGTTGATTGACAAACAGTAGTATTGCCTGTATGGTTCTGCTCCTCGTAGACCTGGTCACTCTGCAGGTCGATGGTGGGAGAGATTGGGTAGAACGTCTCCAGGACATGGTCGGCCGTGCTCTGGACCTCCTCTTTCCCAGAAAGCACTGGGAGAGGGGCCATGCTGTTGAGCAGCAACCCATTCTGCCCTCGCACCTGGAACAAGTCTTCACCTGGAGGACAGGTGGCCAGGAAGAGTTGAGATAAAACAGCTAAGCCTTTAGTCAATGGTGTGTAGTAGTAGCCTATGTACTGTGGCTATCCTGTCTATCTCATAGATATTAAATAATGGGCCCTGGACACGTTACCTACTAGTGGGGCTTAGAGGTTGATTTTGGACTGGGTACAACTTGATGAGGAGATGGGCAATAGTGTTATTTCAGTAACACTAAAACAAATACATTCAAAGTCCAGTATAATACTGTATTTACCACTATTGCATAATGCTATTGAATGACGTCAGGGGTCACGGACCTACCTCTGCTCCATGTGGCAGCCAGACTGTATTTCTCCGCCAGGATCCTCCTGCCAAGCCCAGGATGACTGACCTGCAGGCTCCCACACAGGTGAATCAGGCTCCTTAGCAAAGCCACACTAGAGAGACAAAGAACAGAAGAGAGATGCCACATGTCAGCACAGAGACAGTGGATTTAATGTTCAGAGACCCAAGCTGGCCCAGCCATGTATTTTATGATTCTGATGGGAATGAAAACCTGTGACACCAGACAGAGACAATTATGGGTCATGGACTAGTTTGTTTGCGTTCATCTGAGTAGTGGTAGACTAGACTCACCAGAAATTGTCTCTGGACGGTCGttcctctgtggtgtcccagaAGCGAGCATGCCTGATGGCATTCTGAACTCGCTCATCCTGGTTTTCAATCTGATTGGCTTCATTCTCAGCCAATGACAGAACCTGGTCCGGAAGTCCATTTGTCAGCTTGGATTTAGTGAGCCACAGTGCTTGCCTGACACCTGTAACATAGGAATACATATTAAAGAGAATACACACAATTGATTCATTCGATTTATTGATTTCTATATTTTGGCCTCCAATCGACATTTAGTGGCATCTCTTTTGTTGACTGATATCTTCCATTTGTCTAACACAGGATCAGTAATAGGAGCCAACAGTTTACAGAACTTTAATATAAAATACCTTCAAGTGCGTTTGTCCTTTGGTTAAATATGAAGCAAGACTTCTCTTTATGGAGTGGCATTTCTTCCTCTTTCGGCGCATAATAATGAGAGGGGTCGTTCCAGTCTCGCACCCAGGTAGGGAAAGAGGGCTTTGCCAACCCAGGGACATAGTGCATTCTATCGCCATAGGTAATGCGCTCGAGTCCGGGTATGTCCACCTTGACTCGCGGCTTTTTTCTCGGCGGTACCTTCGCACATAAACTGCAGGTGACATTGAAATATCGATGCCCGTGGACACTGCTCCCTCCATGTGTCGAGCTGATTCTTACTTCTTTCCAAAGCGTCGTTTTTGCAAGCAAAGGAGCTGCGGCCTTAAAAAGTTGTGCAGTTTCTTTAAACATGTTGCTAAGTATTATTTATCTTTATAAAGTAATAATTATCTACAGCATCTTCTCGTTACACGTATCACCGTAGGGCGCCGCCATCTTTTTCACCAGCACTGAGGTTCAAAGCAATTGGTAAACGAGCAGTGTGGTACACTACCGCCTCCAGCAGGATGGGAGTGGAACCCACATGCAAAATAGGCCTTGTCCAAAAATGAAAGCGTCCTTTTTCTACTTTCACAATACTTGGTGGAAGGAAAATGCATTTTGACAGGTGAGAAATAGTGTATTCGTTTATCTGTTCAATCATATCAAATATGTGAATACTTTGATGAGAAGTATGGCCTTTTCATATTTTTGGATGGAAATAGAGAACTTAATTTGATCTAAGTCTAGTGACATTGTACTGTCGGAATTTTCACATTTGATAAATGTAATTCCAGTCATGATGTCAAACGCAATCAGAGTCATGTAGGTTCATGTTCTTTAATTGAGATAACAAAAATtaagattattttttatttaacctttaggtTAAGTTTGTATTATTTCATATAGATGGGCAAGGCTCAACCTAGTTTTTATGCTTTTTACAGACACATAATATCAGGAAATCAGGAAAAAATTGCTGTTTCTGAACCATCTGTAACTTTTCAGACAAAAGTAACACTGACatcacaaaaatataaacacaacatgccacaatttcaatgattttactgagttacagttcatataaggaaatcagttatttaaataaataaattaggccctaatctatggatttcacgactgagCAGGCCTACCCACTTGGAAGCCAGGcctacccactggggagccaggcctacccactggggagccaggcccacccactggggagccaggcccacccacttgggagccaggcctagccaatcagaatgaatTTTTCCCTACGAAAGGGCTTTattgcagacagaaatactcctcagtttcatcagctgtccaggtagcTGGTCtctgacgatcccgcaggtgaagaagctgaatgtggaggtcctgggctggtgtggttacacgtggtctgtggttgtgaggccggttggacgtactgccaattctctaaaatgacgttggaggtggcttatggtagagaaatgagagttcaattctctggcaacagctcgtggacattcctacagtcagcatgtcaattgcacactacctcaaaacttgagacatctctggcattgtgttgtgtgacaaaactgcagactttagagtggccttttattgtccccttacaaggtgcacctgtgtaatgatcatgctgtttaatcagctacttgatatgccacagctgtcaggtggatggattatcttggcatgggaaaaatgctcactaacatggatgtaaacaaatttgtgcacacaatttgagagaaatacgttttttgtgtatatggaaaatgtatgtgatcttttatttcagctaataaaacacgggaccaacactttacatgttgtgtttatatttttgttcagtatagttccgATTATGACAATGGAATGAATGATGGCATGACATAAATAAGGAGAACCCAATAAGAGTCTTCTTCAGATTGTTCACCTCCATACTGTACATCCCTGTTTTGTGCCAACAAGAGGTGGGAGGCAGAGATGACCAGGACGGAACAGAAGGCAATGaaggagagactgagtgagatAGAGAATTTTAGTGTACAAGGTAAGAACACAAAGGCAGacaataatgaaagaaaaagagGACAGAAAACATGGGGGAACACAAATATGGAGAGTGTGCAGCGGGACAAAAAAAGGGTCCAGAGAAAGTGGGTGCCTGCTGTCCCTGTTCCTGTGACAAATGGTGGGGCCATCGAGTGCAAGTCCAGGCCAAAACCAGACCTGACACCTGAGTATGGACTCGAGCCTAAGGCTGACCCAGCACCAAGGCACAGGGCTGACAAGGAAAACATAGAGATGTTTGACATTGAGAATGAAGAGTGTGAGGATGAACAGTTGCCTCACAGGGGCAACAATAAGATTATGTCTTCCTCAAATTTGGAGGAAGCCCAGCATAAGTTTCAGAAGAAGGCTGAGGAGGCCAGGCATAGGGTCCAGACCAGGGCCAGGGAAAGTGATAGGCTGGAACGAAAAAGTAAAAGTGAGAAATGAGAGAAAGATCGCAAGAACATACTGGAGGGAAGAGACTCAAAGTGATCAGTTCTACATTAACGGTGGAGTGATTTGCAGCCTTGCCCAGCGAGAGAAACAGAACTGGGCAAAACTGCTCAAGGGTGAGAAAGCAAGATGTAGGCCGGAAAGACGCTGGCAAGAGTGGGAGGAGATAGCCAGGAAGAAGAATACGCTGAAGAGAACCGAGAGAAATGGGCTCTGGTACAAGAAGTTGGAGAACAAACACAGCAGCCAGGGTAGTAATGAGGACAACTCGCTGCCTGAAGAAGCATCTGAGGCTGAAGCTGAtgaaagctgcaatatgtaactttttggttgACCTgtccaaattcacatagaaatgtgagttataaatctgtcattctcattttAAGCAAGTCTAAAAAGCAGTAGATCTATGTTCTAtgttatttctatgcttccacttaagttttgtttttgtgtctttttctttcggttttgtacaccagcttcaaacagctgaacataattattggttatggaaaatatatttcattgtggtttagattgtacaatgattctctacactatacttgttttTTTGTCGAATAAACttaaattaggtgaactattacaattttagcaaccaggaaatgccaGAACAATTTCTGAATAGTGCATCTTTAACATACTGGCCCTGCTGCTGCCGAACTCAGCAGGAGGGACAGATACAAATGTCTCTGGTACAGTTATGACAAGGAGGAAACAGACTCCAAGGAGGCGAGGAGCAAGAGGGCGATAATCATTTGGATCAATACAAGAGTCAAAGAAGATGATCTCAGGAGAACTGTGAGAAGTCCAGCTCCAGAATGGTCATGTGAAAGTTCTCTCTAAATAAATATTTGGAAGCCAATCATAATATTTGTGTCCCACCTGAATCAATTATATACTGTTCCTATCAGATTCTGTTAATCGATCAGATACTATTCCCCCCTAATATGGTACATTATTGGAGACAAAAGATAATATGTCAAAACAAGACACCTAAAAAAAGAAACATAGTTCAATTAGTTGCGTACatttcaaaatgtaatttaatgaaACAATTATATCAAATGGAAAGAATACAGAGGGAATGTTatagatgtttttatttattaaccCAAACCCTGGTACCCAAAGCAGGCAAGCTGAGATGTTCCCAAAGTGGCAATTCCAAAGCATAAAGGTGAACAACAAATTCAGAATGATCTGAAACAATTTCCAAAATGATCAATAAAAAAAACAGTTGCTAATTCTCTAATGGACAGCAAAATGTCTTCCAATGTTTATTTGTTCAGCAATTCCTGATATGTGATATAGAAATTATTGTTGAGCTTTTGGCAGTTATAGCAAGCCATGTGTTTACCGCACAAATCTATTGGCAACCATAAGCAAACATTTGTGGTGAACACAtacatttgaataaaaaaaaaagttttgtcatcacatacaccggataggtgcagtgaaatctGTTGATTTACAGGggcagccatagtagtatggcgCCCCTGGGGCAAATTAGGGtacagtgccttgctcaaaggcacgtcgacagatttttcaccttgtcggatcaggtattcaaaccagcgacctttcggttactggcccaatgtgtGACAATATATAGGCGCAACAATTCCCTATACATCCCACAAATTCAGAAATCCCGTAGGCCTAACCCCTGGAACGAAAATAAACTGTTAACTTGAATCTTGCTTGTCATTGTCTTTTTTCACATGCCATATTCTGAAGCAGTTCCTATCTGGTATTATGCAGAGTGCCACCTTGCAGGACTCGCACTGCCAAATGGTCTTGTGCTTACACAAATGACACTGCCTCCTTCCCTCAGAAGCTTTATTACACAACGCAACAGTGATGGGATCTTTTGTGGGCACAGGACAGCACAATAAACCAActtccacctcttcctcttcttcacccTGCTTTTCATCCTGTTTTTCACCATGCTTTTCACCCTGCATTTCCACTCGCTGTTCGCTCGGTTGTTCCTTCTgctcctcgtccctctcctccTGAACATCCCCTTTCAGTGCAATGTCAGCAAGCTGCGAACACAGCTTCTCCCTGAACTGTTTTTGGGCCATGGGCTTTGTGTTCTTAGTCACAGCCATGTCCTTGTGCATGAGCCAGCTGTTCACCACAGCAACATCTACAAAGTGATAGAAGAAGGTCTTGTACCACTTGATGGTTTTCTGGGCCACACTGTAGCATTTGATAAGGGAATCAGACAGGTCCACACCCCCCATATACTTGTTGTAGGACTTGATCGGCGCTGGGGCGGGTACAGGCTCTGTTGTCCAGGTGCCATCCTCTAACCTCTTGCGTCGTTGCACCTGCTCCTTTGCAAAGGCTTTATGGATGGTGGTACACATGATGACTGGTCGTGCGTCCATCCACTTGGTGAAGAGCAGCTCCCCGTCACGAAGCCAGCGGATGGTCCCTCTCTTTGCTCTGGGTGGCATACTGTTCTCTTGAACACCAGTGAGGCCCACACGGTTTTCACGTATGGTTCCACAAGCTCCTAATTTGTTCTTGTACAGGTCACGGAAGAGAGTTGTGCTGGTGAAATAATTATCAACGTAAATGTGGTACCCAGTGCCCAAGTGAGGGATATTCAA
This window contains:
- the mrpl37 gene encoding 39S ribosomal protein L37, mitochondrial, producing MFKETAQLFKAAAPLLAKTTLWKEVRISSTHGGSSVHGHRYFNVTCSLCAKVPPRKKPRVKVDIPGLERITYGDRMHYVPGLAKPSFPTWVRDWNDPSHYYAPKEEEMPLHKEKSCFIFNQRTNALEGVRQALWLTKSKLTNGLPDQVLSLAENEANQIENQDERVQNAIRHARFWDTTEERPSRDNFCVALLRSLIHLCGSLQVSHPGLGRRILAEKYSLAATWSRGEDLFQVRGQNGLLLNSMAPLPVLSGKEEVQSTADHVLETFYPISPTIDLQSDQVYEEQNHTGFKEDYPYPHAHTLFLLEAGDTPVTLLPEQLRAKMIMFAFGNALARAHTLHGTKPGVLEQPIVVQSVATNGRMFQYVVFQLNTTDLQADEGVKNQVWVENDQLLYDFAKVRPLIKKRVVQIPPGLSGYKPETFQKFLSLYLHGAV